TTTTTTTACGCGATCGATGTAGATACCATCATTAGAGCAGTAAAAGATTTAAATAATTAATTAGGACTTATTTCCGGTATAGGTGTCTTTAATCCGAATACAAATGGATTACCTATCCGAAATTTATGCATTCTAAAATATTGTGGTTGTTTTTAACAACCTGTTTACTAAAAGGCTTTATTGCGCAAGCCCAGAGCGAAGATACACTTCGCATAACACTACCATTACTTGAAGATAGATTCGTGAAGAGCAATCTGCAGCTATTGGTACAACGGTATAATATCGACAGGACTATTGCAGGAGAAATAACAGCTAAGATGTTTGCCAATCCGAACTTTACTTTTACCAACGGTTTATATAGTAAAACAAGGGATACAAATGCACTTACACAACAAACATATGGTGTCAGTCAACTGATACAAACAGCAGGTAAGCGCAACAAAAACATTCAATTAGCAAAAATCAGCACAGAAAATGCCTGGAATGAATTCTATGACCTGATGCGAACACTGAGATATGGTCTTCGAAGCGCCTTTTATTCTCTTTACTTCAAACAGCAGTCTTTAATATTATATAATGAAGAAATTAGTGCACTAAAAAAGACACTGGCGGCCTTTCAGCAAATTTATCAAAAAGGGAATATGTCTAAAAAAGAAGTGCTGCGCGTTCAATCGCTGCTTTATTCCCTACAATCAGAGAAAACAGCTTTAGAATTACAGACAAATGATTTGGAAGTGGAATTAAGAACACTGGGGCAATTCCATGGAAACATTTATTTGCAGGCGAGAACATTGGATATACCATTTAAAAACATCCAATTGCAGCGAACCAACTATCCTCAATTACTGGATTCTGCAGTGGCCAACCGGCATGATTTGAAAATAGTTAAAGCTAACATTACCTATGCGGCAACCAACCTAAAACTGCAAAATGCCATGAAATACCCTGATATAAATTTCTCTTTAAATTATGATAAAAAAGCGGGGTATGGTTTAGGGTACATTTCCGGTGGTGTCGCATTTGAGCTACCCTTCTTCAAACGTAACCAGGGAAATATAAGATTGGCGAGGGTACAGCTTGAGCAAAATAAAACACAATTAAATGTGGAACAAAACAAACTGGAGAATGAAGTTTCAGGAAGCTACAAAGAGCTGCTGAAACTCGATGGCCTTTATCACTCAATCGACTCCACATTTACCTCAGATTTCTCAGAAATAATTCAGGGAGCGCACGAAAACTTTGAAAAACGAAACATCGGATTACTGGAATTCATGGACTTGTATGACTCATACAAAATTCATGTTCTGCAAATGAATGACCTGATGTATCAAAGAATTAATGCATTGGAAAAAATAAATTTTGTAACAGGAACTGAAATATTTCATCCCTAACACAATCTAAAAATGAAAAAATATATCATCATAACAACATTTATAGCAGCTATAGTTGGATGTAAAAGAAAAACAGCGGATCATGCACAGAAACGTGATAACGATGTTTCGACATATGCTATTTCTAACCTGGCAACAGATACTGTAAAACAAAATGGAACAATATTATCTATTCACCTCAATGGAAAAATACAGGCGGCAGAAGATAAACTGGTAAACATTTTCCCAATGATTAGCGGAATTACTGAGTCAATCAAAATCCAACAGGGGGATCACGTAGGGAAAGACCAGGTGTTAGCCACTCTTCAAAGTGCAGAGATCGCGGGGTTTAACAAAGATGCAGTAATATCCCAGGCCAATCTGAATAACACCAGGAGAGAAATGGAGATATCTGAAGATCTCTACAAATCTGGTTTATCCTCCCTGAAAGAAGTTGAACAACTTAGAGGGGAATATCAAAAAGCCATGGCAGAAAACAAGCAAAGCCTTGCTGTGCTGAAAATGAATAGAAGCGGACAAAAGCAGACTTACGAAATCCGTACACCGCTATCAGGATTTGTCATTGGGAAAAATATTTCTACAGGTACCCAGGTACGATCTGACAATACACAAAGCCTGTTTACAATAGCTGATTTATCAAAAGTCAATGTAGTTTTTAATATCTACGAATCTGACATTTCAAGTGTTCACCAGGGAGACAGCGTTAGAATTACAACATTGTCATATCCCGATAAAATATTTGAAGGAAAGATTGAAAAGATTTACAATCAGATAGACCAGGAATCAACAGTCATCAAAGCAAAGGCGGTCATCAATAATCCTGGGTTTATATTGAAACCAGGTATGTTCGCAAACGTAGAAGTGATCAGTCATCAGTCCAATATACTCCCATACATCAACGCCAACAATATAATATTTGACAAAAATCATAATTATGTGCTGGTAAAAGAATCATCTGATAAAGTACGGATTCAACAAGTAGAACTTGGAAAACGCGTGGAAGACAGGGTATATATTCTTTCCGGTCTAAAAGCAGGAGAGCGAATCATAGCTTCCAGGCAAGTTTATTTATATCAGGCATTAAAGCGTTAACCAATCATAAATCCAATCCAGTTTAACCATTAATTGAAAAACCCAGGCGTCTTCCGGCAAGCAAAGGAAGGCGCCTTTTTACATAAATAAAGGTCTGCAAGTCAAATCTACATTGAAAGGGAAATACCTCACCACCATTGTAACTAGAACTCATTTCATAAATAGGCATTTCCAGCTGATATTCAATACATAAATAGTAATTATGAGTTGAGTTCTAATTTACGATCGTTTAGAGTATGTTTAAAATTCTGATGGGCTAAAATTAGGAAAGTACGAATCGATCAATTAGTTTGGATTTACCACAAAACAAACTATGAGAACGAAGTTCACATTATTGACCGATTCGCACTGGAAAAGTATAGAAAAAATATTAACGGACAAAAGAAAGCGTAAATATAGCCTTCGAACTATCTTCAATGCTATATTATGGATTTGCAGAACAGGTAGTCAATGGCGTAATCTAAGCAGTGATTTCCCTTACTGGCAGATAGTTTACTATTATTTCAATAAATGGAAAAAAGCAGGTGTGCTGGAACAGGTGATGTTAAAAATGGTTAGAAAAGAGCGGATAGATCAGGGGCGAAATTATGCACCATCTGTCAGTGCTATCGATAGCCAAAGTATAAAGAAAACTGGATTCGTAAGTATAGAAACCGGGATCGATGGCGGTAAGCATATCAATGGTCGAAAAAGGCATCTTGCTGTTGATAGCTTAGGATTACCAATTGCGATAAGTGTCAGCGGCGCAAATATTCATGACTCAATTGGCGGTTTTGATTTGCTGTGGAAAATTGAAAAGGTTAGTCATAGAATGAAACTGATTCGTACAGATAAAGCATACCAGGGAGAGTTTAGCGATATGGTTGAGAATTATTACAAATGGAAGATGGAAATAACTCAGAAACCGCCGACAGTAAGGGGTTTTGTGCCACAGAAAGGTAGATGGCAGGTTGAACGATCATTCGCTTGGCTCAATAACTTCAGAAGATTGTCGAAGGATTATGAAAGGCTACCTGAATCATCTGTGGCTTTCATCCAGGTAGCATTCATTAGTATACTTCTAAAATAAGTAGAATTAGTTTTTAAACATACTCTTAATAGTTGCAAAACTACGTTTGAAAATAGGATTTTGCCGGTTCATATAGTTTGAAGCCAAAGGGGATAAAATTAAAATGTTACTTCGTGTCATTACAGATCGATTAAAGTACATTTACATGCGATACATTATTTCCATTTTGTTTTTATTGATAACCTTTAATACTATCGCCCAACAACGTATCAAAGGAAAAGTTACCGATGAACACGATCTGCCACTCCCAGGAACCACAATTACCCTAAAACACACCACAGATGGTAAGATCCGCAGCCATGCTATTTCCGATTCACTTGGTGCATTTGAATTCAGGAACATCCATGCAGGCAGTTATCATATCGGGGTTGCTTTTATCACTTATGGCAGCCAGACCAGGCAGATAACAATTGGTGATGGTCCGGTGGAGGTCCTTCTTTTTAAGCTATTGCCTTCAACCCAACAATTGCAGGAAGTCACCATCAAAGGCAAAAAACAGGCAATCACACTTTCAGCAGGAAATGCAACAATGAATGTTGAGCAAAGCAGCCTTGCCCAAAGTCAGTCTGCCTATGATCTCCTTAAAAGCCTTCCGGGAGTTAATGTAAATAAAGACGGCGAAGTATTGATCAAAGGTAAATCCGGGGTAACCGTAATGATCGATGGAGAACCTGTGGAAATAAGTGGCGCACAGCTAAAAAACCTGCTCAAAGGAACCCCGGGAACTACCCTGCAATCTATACAGGTCATGAACAATCCACCAGCTAATATGGATGCCGCTGGCACAGGTGGCGTAATTAATCTCGTTTTCAAAAAGAAGATAAAGAAAGGTGTCAATGGTACAATCAGCTCAAATGTAAGCAAGGGCTACTATTATAAGACCAATCAAAGTCTAAACATGACCTATGGCACCCCAAAATGGAATCTGAACCTGCTGTATTCATTCGATTTTGAACACAATCACAACCGTGATAGCATGTTTCGCAGCCAAAACCTGGACAATACTCCTGCCGGACAAACCGACAAACAATTTTCTATGAACCAGCTGCAGCTCAACCCGGAGAAATCAAACGCACATCTCGCGAAAATAGGTATAGATCATTATTTTGACGACAAAAACTCATTAAACCTAAACCTGTCTTTTAATGACATGCGCAATCCTACTGACGGCAGAACGGTCACCCGTTTTAGCACCGGCATGGTGCAGGATTCCCTGTTAAACCAACGCAATATTCTGCTCAATACCCTGCGCAATCTGGATTACGGTTTAAAATTCAAACATGCATTCAGTGACCTGAAATACCTGACTGCTGCTGCTCAATTCAATAATTTAAAATCAAACGGATCGGAAGATTATACTATTTTAAAAACCTTCAATTCAGGCACTACACCTTCAGAACTGCGCTACAGGAACTCATACCCTTCCAGGATAGACAGAAAGATCTTTAGAGTAGATTATGTACAGGAATTGACCCGGGGAGAAAAGAAATCAGGGCGATTTGAAGCTGGGCTCAAAAGCTCATTTACCAATCTTAATAATTCCCAGTTCAGCGAAAACAGGGTAGATCAATTATGGCAACCCGTTCCGGAGCGTGCCAATGACTTCCAATATAAAGAAGCTATTCATGCAGCTTATGCTGATATGAACATCGCACGTGAGCCGTGGACATTCAATGCCGGGTTTCGCCTGGAACATACCAATATTTCAGGCAAGGGTCAGGGCAATGCAAACACCGTTCACCAGAACTACCTGTCCCTATTCCCCAATGCGTTGATAGGATATAAAGTAAGCGACAATTATAATCTATCCCTCACTTATAACAGGCGGATTGAACGCCCGGATTACGATAAACTCAACCCCGCTGTTCGTTACCTGGACCTGTACACAACTCAGCAGGGAAATCCGCAACTGAAGGCACAGTTTTCTAATAATATTGAACTCAACCAGCAGTTCTTAAGTTTTATTGATCTTACACTGGGTTATAGCAGTATCAAAGATCCCATTTATTCAACTTATGTTAGCAGCCCCGGGGCAAGCTCTTCCCAGACCAATATAAACACCGGCCATCAGCAGCAATGGCAGGCCTCCTTATCATTCCCTGTTCCAGGTGTCGACTGGTGGGAAAATAACCAGAGTCTCTATTTTTTCACCTCCCAGTTCAATGACAATCTTGAGAATAAAAACCTTAAGGAACAAGCAAGCAGCTTTGGCGTATTTTCTTACAACGCATTTAAACTCCCGGCAAACTTCTCCCTGGAGCTTAGTGTATGGTATCAAAGTGGTGGACTGTATTCAAATTTTAGGTTTAAACCTATGTCAGAAGTCAACTTTGGAATCAATAAGAAAATCTTAAATGATAAAATAAACATTGGCGTATCGCTGTCTGATGCCCTTTACGGAGGGGTCTTCAAAGGTGATGTATTATCAAATAATGCACAGGTCTTTAAGATGGATTCCAGAACGGACTCCCGGCAAATTAAACTTAATGTAAGCTTCAATTTTGGTAGGAAGCCTAAGGCAGAAACACCGGCAAACGAGTCCTTAGAATCTGATCGCTTGCCATCAGGCAAAGGGCAACAAATTGAAAAACCTGCAAAACTATAATTTAGGTCGGCAGGGAATTTTGCATTCAAGAATATGGACAGGAGAAATTTCGTTTCAAGGAACAAAACCTCCGCTTGATTAGCATTATTTTCCGGTTCATAATGATAATTAAATCCTATTACCCGGATAAAGGTAAATTGTACTACACGAAAGGTGTAATATAGTTGACAATAAAACAGGACAGTTAAAACCTATGCCTATCATTTCTATGAAGGTAAAAATTTAGAGTATAGAGCTGGCTTAATACCAGCTCTATTCATTTAAATACAACGCATGTGGACCTGCTCAAATTTTCAGGAAGTGAGGAAATGATGGTGCCGGTGTTAAAGATTTGCCTTACTTTGTGCGATTAAAGAATACCTCTTTACTGTGATAAAGGACTTTGAAGCGTGATGATTGGCCTTTCCCAAAAATTAGCGGTTAAAGTATATCACATCACCCATGGATAATGGAAGTTAGCAATGATGTGTAGGTGACAGGTCCATAAGGGAAAGATATTTCTTAGATTAAAAAAACTTTTAATTGTCCTTTTTGCTTTGAAATCATACTTATTTATAATTGTTTTTTTTGCCATACAAATAGGTAATTATGCTGCCGCGAGTGATTCCCTCCTAAATCGCCTTGATGAGGCCATTGCTAACAAACAGTATTATGCTTCGCTGAAAGAAAAGAGGATTGCCTCCTACAAGAAATTGCTTTTGGGCAAGGTTTCAATGGAGGAAGAATACCTGCTGAATGAAAAACTGTACGAAGAGTACCGGAAGTTCAGAATAGATTCTTCCCTTTATTATGTGAACAGGAACCTGGAAATCTCCACCCAGCTTAACAATCCTGATTGGCAATATAAATCGAAAATACAGCAAGCCTATCTCTTCTCGTCTACAGGCCGGTACCTGGAAGCTGAAAGTATTCTGAAAAGTATCAAGAGTCCGCTACTCTCCCGGGAACTGAAAGAATTATATTACGAATTTTATTACCGGCTGCTGGAGCATTATACCACCAATAATCCCAATGAAACCTACAGCCGGCAGATCGAGGTTTACAGGGATTCCCTGCTGGCCGTTCTTGCACCTAATTCCGATAAGTACAGGATAAACCTTGCCCAGGGTTATATTTATAAGAAGGACCTCGCAGCGGCGGAAAGCTTATTGAAAAATGTGCTTTCAAGGTCCACATCGAGGGATGATGTCTATGCGATGGCCAACTACCTGCTGGGCGACATCAACATGCAGCGGGAAAAGCGTGACCTGGGGGTAGATTTTTACACCTTAGCCGCCATTGCCGACGTGGAGAACGCCATTAATGACCATGGCGCCATACAGAGCCTGTCAATTCACTTTTATTATAACGGCAACATAGACAGGGCCTACCGATATGCCAAATCAGCCCTGGAAGATGCCATATTCTGCAACGTTAAATTCAGGACGCTGATGATGTCCGAGTTTTATTCCATCATTAATGCCGCCTACCAGGAAAAAAGCGAACTCAGTCGGAAACAGCTTGAAAAGTATCTGATATTGATCAGCATCCTCACCCTGTTTCTTGGGGCCGCCATTATTTATGTTTACCGGCAGATGAAAAAAATAACCCGTGTGAAAGAAGCCCTTTCCCGCACGGGGGCAAAATTGGAATTGCTGAATATGGAGATACTTCATGCCAACGAGCAATTAAAGAATTCCAATGAAGAACTCCAGGATTCTAACCGGGTAAAAGAAGAATATATTGCCCAATTCTTCGATCTCTGTTCTTCCTATATTGATAAACTGGAAAACTACCGGAAAATGCTCAATACAAAGGCCGTAGGCAGGCAATTTGAAGAAATTGCCCGGATCCTCAAATCGACGGACTTTACCAATAGCGAACTGCACGATCTTTATCGAAACTTTGACCTGATCTTTATTCACCTTTACCCGGGATTTGTAGAAGAACTCAACTCCCTGCTGATCCCCGAAGAACGCTATACCTTCAGGGAGGGCGAAATCCTGAATACTGAACTGAGGATCTTTGCCCTGGAGCGACTGGGGATTACGGATAGTGTCAGAATTGCAGCCTTCCTACGCTGTTCAATCAGTACGATTTACAACTACCGGACAAAGGCCAGGAACCGGAGCGCCGTTTCGCGTGAAGAATTTGAAAGCAAAGTTGCAAAGATCGGCCGGCGGCCAACTGATAAAAATCCTACAAAACAGCATCCTGCTATTGCCTGAATTTCAATACCCGGATAGCAGGCAATGTGGGTGTTTTTATGCGCTTTTTCTACCGGTTCGCTTATTTCAACTCACATCAGTTCTACATTTATCAGTTAAAAACGATTAGTTAAATCATTATTTTCCAATCACTTACCTCTTAATTCCTTCTACATTTTCACCTACACCACTCCGTTTTACTCCTATATCGTTATAGTTTTATAGGCAGATACAATCAGCTCCTGATTTGGAGGGGCAAGTCTCTATTAAAAACAACGTTATTATGAAAAAACTGGTACTGGTCCTTTTGGTCATTACTTCTGCCCGCCTCTCGAATGCACAGCAGCAGAACACGACCAAAATGGACACATTCATCACTCAGCTGATGAAGAAAATGACTTTGGAAGAAAAAATTGGGCAGCTCAATCTCCCGAGCGAAGGTGACATTATTACAGGTCTTGGAACTAACGACAACATCAAGGGAAAGATTAAAAAAGGCCAGGTAGGTGGCATGTTCAATATTAAAGGAGTAGAAAAGATCCGGGAAATCCAGCGCGTGGCTGTGGAAGAAAGCCGTATGAAAATCCCTTTATTATTCGGTATGGATGTGATTCACGGTTACGAAACAGTATTCCCCATTCCTTTAGGACTTGCCTGTTCCTGGGATCTTGCCGGCATTGAGAAAACTGCGCAGATAGCGGCCAAAGAAGCCAGTGCTGATGGGATCAGCTGGACCTTTAGCCCGATGGTGGACATCGCACGTGACCCCAGGTGGGGCCGGGTATCCGAAGGCAGTGGTGAAGACCCCTTTCTGGGCGGACAAGTAGCCAAAGCAATGGTCAGGGGCTACCAGGGAAAGGATAACAGTTTTTCATCCAACACCAATATAATGGCCTGTGTGAAGCATTTTGCATTATATGGTGCCGGGGAAGCCGGAAGGGATTATAATACCGTTGACATGAGCCATATCCGCATGTACAATGAATACCTGTATCCGTATAAGGCAGCTGTTGAACAGGGCGTGGGAAGCGTAATGGCTTCTTTCAACGTCGTAGATGGCGTGCCTTCTCATGCCAATAAATGGCTGCTGACCGAGGTGCTGAGAAATCAATGGGACTTTAAGGGCTTTACAGTTGCTGACTATGGAGGCATCGGTGAATTGATCACGCACGGCTTGGGAGACCATCAAACGGTGTCTGCCCTGGCATTAAAAGCGGGCCTGGATATGGATATGGTTAGCGAAGGTTACAACAACACCTTATTAAAGTCTTTAGCCGAAGGAAAAGTTACGGAAGAAGATATTAACAACGCG
This window of the Chitinophaga sancti genome carries:
- a CDS encoding DUF6377 domain-containing protein → MKSYLFIIVFFAIQIGNYAAASDSLLNRLDEAIANKQYYASLKEKRIASYKKLLLGKVSMEEEYLLNEKLYEEYRKFRIDSSLYYVNRNLEISTQLNNPDWQYKSKIQQAYLFSSTGRYLEAESILKSIKSPLLSRELKELYYEFYYRLLEHYTTNNPNETYSRQIEVYRDSLLAVLAPNSDKYRINLAQGYIYKKDLAAAESLLKNVLSRSTSRDDVYAMANYLLGDINMQREKRDLGVDFYTLAAIADVENAINDHGAIQSLSIHFYYNGNIDRAYRYAKSALEDAIFCNVKFRTLMMSEFYSIINAAYQEKSELSRKQLEKYLILISILTLFLGAAIIYVYRQMKKITRVKEALSRTGAKLELLNMEILHANEQLKNSNEELQDSNRVKEEYIAQFFDLCSSYIDKLENYRKMLNTKAVGRQFEEIARILKSTDFTNSELHDLYRNFDLIFIHLYPGFVEELNSLLIPEERYTFREGEILNTELRIFALERLGITDSVRIAAFLRCSISTIYNYRTKARNRSAVSREEFESKVAKIGRRPTDKNPTKQHPAIA
- a CDS encoding IS5 family transposase — its product is MRTKFTLLTDSHWKSIEKILTDKRKRKYSLRTIFNAILWICRTGSQWRNLSSDFPYWQIVYYYFNKWKKAGVLEQVMLKMVRKERIDQGRNYAPSVSAIDSQSIKKTGFVSIETGIDGGKHINGRKRHLAVDSLGLPIAISVSGANIHDSIGGFDLLWKIEKVSHRMKLIRTDKAYQGEFSDMVENYYKWKMEITQKPPTVRGFVPQKGRWQVERSFAWLNNFRRLSKDYERLPESSVAFIQVAFISILLK
- a CDS encoding efflux RND transporter periplasmic adaptor subunit, whose product is MKKYIIITTFIAAIVGCKRKTADHAQKRDNDVSTYAISNLATDTVKQNGTILSIHLNGKIQAAEDKLVNIFPMISGITESIKIQQGDHVGKDQVLATLQSAEIAGFNKDAVISQANLNNTRREMEISEDLYKSGLSSLKEVEQLRGEYQKAMAENKQSLAVLKMNRSGQKQTYEIRTPLSGFVIGKNISTGTQVRSDNTQSLFTIADLSKVNVVFNIYESDISSVHQGDSVRITTLSYPDKIFEGKIEKIYNQIDQESTVIKAKAVINNPGFILKPGMFANVEVISHQSNILPYINANNIIFDKNHNYVLVKESSDKVRIQQVELGKRVEDRVYILSGLKAGERIIASRQVYLYQALKR
- a CDS encoding outer membrane beta-barrel protein, with translation MRYIISILFLLITFNTIAQQRIKGKVTDEHDLPLPGTTITLKHTTDGKIRSHAISDSLGAFEFRNIHAGSYHIGVAFITYGSQTRQITIGDGPVEVLLFKLLPSTQQLQEVTIKGKKQAITLSAGNATMNVEQSSLAQSQSAYDLLKSLPGVNVNKDGEVLIKGKSGVTVMIDGEPVEISGAQLKNLLKGTPGTTLQSIQVMNNPPANMDAAGTGGVINLVFKKKIKKGVNGTISSNVSKGYYYKTNQSLNMTYGTPKWNLNLLYSFDFEHNHNRDSMFRSQNLDNTPAGQTDKQFSMNQLQLNPEKSNAHLAKIGIDHYFDDKNSLNLNLSFNDMRNPTDGRTVTRFSTGMVQDSLLNQRNILLNTLRNLDYGLKFKHAFSDLKYLTAAAQFNNLKSNGSEDYTILKTFNSGTTPSELRYRNSYPSRIDRKIFRVDYVQELTRGEKKSGRFEAGLKSSFTNLNNSQFSENRVDQLWQPVPERANDFQYKEAIHAAYADMNIAREPWTFNAGFRLEHTNISGKGQGNANTVHQNYLSLFPNALIGYKVSDNYNLSLTYNRRIERPDYDKLNPAVRYLDLYTTQQGNPQLKAQFSNNIELNQQFLSFIDLTLGYSSIKDPIYSTYVSSPGASSSQTNINTGHQQQWQASLSFPVPGVDWWENNQSLYFFTSQFNDNLENKNLKEQASSFGVFSYNAFKLPANFSLELSVWYQSGGLYSNFRFKPMSEVNFGINKKILNDKINIGVSLSDALYGGVFKGDVLSNNAQVFKMDSRTDSRQIKLNVSFNFGRKPKAETPANESLESDRLPSGKGQQIEKPAKL
- a CDS encoding TolC family protein, producing MHSKILWLFLTTCLLKGFIAQAQSEDTLRITLPLLEDRFVKSNLQLLVQRYNIDRTIAGEITAKMFANPNFTFTNGLYSKTRDTNALTQQTYGVSQLIQTAGKRNKNIQLAKISTENAWNEFYDLMRTLRYGLRSAFYSLYFKQQSLILYNEEISALKKTLAAFQQIYQKGNMSKKEVLRVQSLLYSLQSEKTALELQTNDLEVELRTLGQFHGNIYLQARTLDIPFKNIQLQRTNYPQLLDSAVANRHDLKIVKANITYAATNLKLQNAMKYPDINFSLNYDKKAGYGLGYISGGVAFELPFFKRNQGNIRLARVQLEQNKTQLNVEQNKLENEVSGSYKELLKLDGLYHSIDSTFTSDFSEIIQGAHENFEKRNIGLLEFMDLYDSYKIHVLQMNDLMYQRINALEKINFVTGTEIFHP